The Chroicocephalus ridibundus chromosome 17, bChrRid1.1, whole genome shotgun sequence genome window below encodes:
- the LOC134524505 gene encoding protein Wnt-9b-like — translation MECQYQFRSERWNCSLEGRTSLLKRGFKETAFLYAVSSAALTHSLARACSAGRMERCTCDDSPDLENRKAWQWGVCGDNLKYSTKFLKKFLGQKRIGKDLRAKVDIHNTNVGIKAVKNGLKTTCKCHGVSGSCAVRTCWKQLSPFHEIGRLLKLRYDDAVKVFSTTNDAVGHSELAGPQRHSHSSKHPASPRSTDLVYVEDSPSFCRPSKYSLGTAGRTCSREGNCDSMCCGRGYNTQSRLVTFSCHCQVQWCCYVECQQCMQEEVVYSCKQ, via the exons ATGGAGTGCCAGTACCAGTTTCGCAGCGAGCGCTGGAACTGCAGCCTGGAAGGACGGACCAGCCTGCTGAAGCGAG GTTTTAAGGAAACTGCCTTCCTCTATGCAGTGTCTTCTGCAGCTCTCACCCACTCCTTGGCCAGAGCGTGTAGTGCTGGGCGCATGGAGCGCTGCACCTGCGATGACTCCCCAGACCTGGAGAACCGCAAGGCCTGGCAATGGGGTGTTTGTGGAGACAACCTCAAATACAGCACCAAGTTCCTGAAAAAATTCTTGGGTCAGAAGAGGATTGGAAAAGACCTGCGGGCCAAGGTTGACATCCATAACACCAACGTTGGCATCAAG GCTGTGAAAAATGGTCTCAAAACGACATGCAAGTGCCATGGTGTCTCCGGCTCATGTGCTGTCCGGACATGCTGGAAGCAGCTTTCACCTTTCCACGAGATTGGACGACTGCTGAAGCTGCGCTACGATGATGCCGTCAAGGTCTTCAGCACCACCAATGACGCAGTGGGACACTCAGAGCTGGCTGGCCCACAGAGACACAGCCATTCCTCCAAGCACCCCGCTTCGCCCCGCTCTACCGACCTGGTGTATGTGGAAGACTCCCCCAGCTTTTGTCGTCCCAGCAAATACTCCCTGGGAACTGCTGGGAGGACCTGCTCTCGGGAAGGCAACTGTGACAGCATGTGCTGCGGACGAGGCTATAACACCCAGAGCCGGCTGGTTACCTTCTCTTGCCACTGCCAGGTGCAGTGGTGTTGCTATGTTGAGTGCCAGCAGTGCATGCAGGAAGAGGTGGTCTACAGCTGCAAGCAGTAA